A stretch of Clostridia bacterium DNA encodes these proteins:
- a CDS encoding ABC transporter ATP-binding protein: MSRLLEVNNLKTSFYTHLGEVQAVRGVSFNMEKGDILGIVGESGSGKSVTALSIMKLIDHPGRIKEGEILFEGENLVNRSEKQMSEMRGWEISMIFQDPMTSLNPVYSIKNQMVEVIRRHNKVSKKEALSRAIEMLSLVGIPEPQKRINSFPHEFSGGMRQRVMIATALSCSPKLLIADEPTTALDVTIQAQILDLMKKLSKEIDTSIILITHDLGVIAEICTNMVVMYGGKIMEKGTTEQIFHLPSHPYTIGLLQSVPRMDEQSKDRLVPIPGSPPDLLSPPKGCPFSTRCPHAMQICLEEAAPNFKVSDDHISSCWLLDDEAPTVAGYKKGCEIVG; encoded by the coding sequence ATGAGTAGATTATTAGAAGTCAATAATCTAAAGACCTCTTTTTACACACACTTAGGTGAAGTGCAGGCTGTGCGTGGCGTTTCCTTTAACATGGAAAAGGGAGACATACTAGGTATTGTTGGAGAATCAGGTAGCGGGAAAAGTGTAACTGCTTTATCCATCATGAAACTAATTGACCACCCTGGTCGAATCAAAGAGGGAGAAATCTTGTTCGAGGGGGAAAACCTGGTTAATCGTAGTGAGAAGCAAATGAGTGAAATGCGTGGCTGGGAGATATCCATGATATTTCAAGATCCCATGACTTCTCTAAATCCTGTCTATAGCATTAAGAATCAGATGGTGGAAGTGATTCGCAGACACAACAAGGTTAGCAAAAAAGAAGCTTTGAGTCGTGCCATAGAGATGCTTAGCTTAGTTGGGATACCGGAACCGCAAAAGCGAATAAACTCTTTCCCCCATGAGTTTTCAGGTGGAATGAGACAAAGGGTTATGATTGCTACGGCACTTTCGTGTAGCCCGAAACTATTGATAGCAGATGAACCTACAACCGCGCTGGATGTGACCATTCAGGCACAGATTTTAGATCTAATGAAAAAGTTGTCGAAGGAGATTGATACATCCATCATCCTTATTACGCATGACTTGGGTGTGATTGCAGAAATTTGTACCAATATGGTGGTTATGTATGGTGGGAAGATTATGGAAAAGGGGACTACTGAGCAAATCTTTCACTTGCCGTCTCACCCTTATACCATAGGCTTGCTGCAATCGGTTCCCCGGATGGATGAACAGAGTAAGGACCGTCTAGTTCCAATACCAGGTTCACCACCAGATTTGTTGTCTCCGCCGAAAGGATGTCCCTTTAGTACACGCTGTCCTCATGCTATGCAAATCTGCCTAGAAGAGGCTGCGCCAAATTTCAAAGTTTCCGACGATCATATATCAAGTTGCTGGCTACTAGATGATGAAGCACCTACCGTAGCAGGATATAAAAAAGGATGTGAGATTGTTGGATGA
- a CDS encoding ABC transporter permease, which yields MSDKRFVFIGEQEEEKESERASLTYWADAWRRLKKNKLSMLGIVIIILVILFGVLGPFLTPYSYSDQANDFRNTPPRLELYEIGDTYLYLTNDYLLLEVSAKGNIIRRLERIDEDIINKIYIYEMDGEAITIDFSYNTLPQKQGYDYDFTVAYKGQVETQPAKTTWNRSFPFGTDGLGRDLLTRVMYGARISLFVAFVATMVNLFIGVVYGSIAGFEGGRVDNIMMRIVDIINSIPLVLYVILLMVWFRNNGLWNIIIALSSVYWVSMARLVRGQMLALKEQEFVLAAITLGVSKRKIIFRHLIPNAMGPIIVAMAMMIPSAVFTEAFLSFIGLGVSAPMASWGVLASNALSGLTTYPYQLFFPALAIAFTMLAFNFLGDGLRDALDPRLRKG from the coding sequence ATGAGTGACAAACGATTTGTGTTTATTGGTGAACAAGAAGAAGAAAAGGAAAGTGAGCGAGCCAGTCTGACCTATTGGGCAGATGCCTGGCGTAGACTTAAGAAAAATAAGTTGTCCATGTTGGGCATTGTCATCATTATATTGGTAATCTTGTTTGGTGTACTGGGACCCTTCCTTACGCCTTACAGTTATTCCGACCAAGCCAATGATTTTCGAAATACGCCACCCAGATTAGAATTGTATGAAATCGGAGATACCTACCTGTATTTGACCAATGACTATTTACTCCTTGAGGTCTCAGCTAAGGGGAATATTATTCGCCGTCTTGAGCGTATAGATGAAGATATTATCAATAAAATCTATATTTATGAAATGGATGGAGAAGCGATTACGATTGATTTTTCATATAATACATTGCCTCAAAAGCAGGGATATGACTATGATTTTACAGTGGCTTATAAAGGGCAGGTTGAAACCCAACCAGCCAAGACTACTTGGAATAGGAGCTTTCCTTTTGGCACAGATGGGTTGGGGCGGGATTTGTTAACCAGAGTGATGTATGGTGCTAGGATTTCCCTATTTGTGGCTTTCGTGGCGACCATGGTTAATCTATTTATTGGTGTCGTGTATGGTAGCATAGCTGGCTTTGAGGGTGGCCGCGTGGACAACATTATGATGCGTATCGTGGATATTATTAACTCTATTCCGTTGGTATTATATGTGATACTGCTTATGGTTTGGTTTAGGAATAATGGACTTTGGAACATCATTATTGCTCTGTCCAGTGTATATTGGGTTTCGATGGCAAGGCTGGTTCGTGGCCAGATGCTAGCCCTAAAAGAACAGGAATTCGTATTGGCAGCCATAACCTTGGGTGTATCGAAAAGAAAGATTATTTTTCGCCACCTGATTCCCAATGCCATGGGACCGATTATCGTTGCCATGGCCATGATGATTCCTAGTGCTGTGTTTACGGAAGCGTTTTTAAGCTTTATCGGTTTGGGTGTATCTGCTCCGATGGCCTCCTGGGGCGTATTAGCAAGTAATGCTCTTTCTGGTCTTACGACCTATCCGTACCAGCTCTTCTTTCCAGCGTTGGCGATTGCCTTTACCATGTTGGCATTCAATTTTTTGGGTGATGGTTTACGTGATGCCCTTGACCCGAGACTAAGGAAGGGCTAG
- a CDS encoding ABC transporter permease — MNSYIFKRLISAVLTLLLIATLTFAMMHAIPGGPFTRERPVPEEIMRTLNEKYHLNDPLPKQYFDYMKGLVTFDLGPSYSKIGTTVNELISGGFPDSARVGGLASILIVVVGIPLGIISALKQNKTIDYIVMFMATLGVTVPSFVIATLIIYIFAGKLGILPSFGLSSPLGYIGPVLALAGYSISFVTRLTRSSMLEVLRQDYIRTARANGIPEFWVIAKHAVKNALIPVVTYLGPMVAAILTGSFVVEKIFAIGGMGRYFVESVTNRDYTTIMGMTVFYAAFYIIMVLLVDLAYGFIDPRIRFGKEE; from the coding sequence ATGAACTCTTATATCTTTAAAAGGTTGATTTCAGCAGTACTTACACTGTTGCTCATAGCAACCCTTACTTTTGCTATGATGCATGCCATTCCAGGGGGGCCATTTACTAGGGAAAGACCAGTACCGGAAGAGATTATGAGGACGCTAAATGAAAAATATCATTTGAACGATCCTCTGCCTAAACAGTATTTCGACTATATGAAGGGCCTTGTGACCTTTGACCTTGGTCCATCTTATTCTAAAATTGGTACCACGGTGAATGAACTCATTTCAGGTGGCTTTCCCGATTCAGCCAGAGTGGGAGGGTTGGCTAGTATCCTGATTGTAGTGGTGGGTATACCCTTGGGGATCATATCAGCGCTTAAACAAAATAAGACGATTGACTATATAGTTATGTTTATGGCTACCTTGGGTGTTACCGTCCCAAGCTTTGTCATTGCTACATTGATTATTTATATTTTCGCAGGTAAATTGGGTATTCTACCTAGTTTTGGTTTATCGAGTCCACTAGGATATATTGGGCCTGTTCTTGCACTGGCAGGATATTCTATATCCTTTGTAACTAGATTGACTAGGTCCAGCATGTTGGAAGTTTTGCGGCAGGACTATATTCGAACAGCAAGAGCCAATGGAATACCAGAGTTCTGGGTCATCGCCAAACATGCCGTAAAAAATGCGCTGATTCCTGTGGTAACCTACTTAGGTCCAATGGTAGCTGCAATTTTAACGGGTTCTTTTGTGGTGGAAAAAATCTTCGCCATCGGTGGCATGGGGCGATATTTCGTGGAAAGTGTTACCAATCGAGATTATACGACCATTATGGGCATGACTGTATTCTATGCTGCCTTCTATATCATTATGGTTCTATTGGTTGATTTAGCCTATGGCTTTATTGATCCAAGAATCAGATTTGGAAAGGAGGAATAG
- a CDS encoding SOS response-associated peptidase, producing MCGRVSLSMEWNRLSFILGNDFNMEEIPEKLNYKPRYNIAPGYKLPCIITNPKSGKQRVGLMKWNYTPFVRKSQTKDRAFTLINARAETIDSKPSFVHSFLNNPCIIPVEGFYEWEKKDKEKIPHLFKPKNDKLLYLAAIYTPLPDSMVAAGANPYGFLIITTKGNDLMLPIHERMPALLTADLASSWLDLTKDPVERKSLLRPASENLLVHYRVDPAVNSTQAEGIACTKPID from the coding sequence ATGTGCGGACGTGTTAGTCTTTCTATGGAATGGAACCGGTTATCTTTTATTCTAGGCAATGATTTCAATATGGAAGAAATACCGGAAAAATTGAATTATAAGCCAAGATACAATATTGCTCCTGGATACAAACTACCTTGCATCATTACTAACCCAAAATCTGGCAAGCAGCGAGTTGGGCTCATGAAGTGGAACTATACTCCCTTTGTAAGAAAGAGCCAAACCAAAGACCGAGCCTTTACACTTATAAATGCTCGAGCTGAAACCATTGACAGCAAGCCTTCCTTTGTTCATTCCTTTCTAAATAATCCTTGTATCATTCCAGTTGAAGGATTCTATGAATGGGAAAAAAAAGATAAGGAAAAAATTCCTCATCTTTTCAAACCCAAAAATGACAAACTGCTTTATCTTGCTGCAATCTATACCCCCTTGCCTGATTCCATGGTAGCAGCTGGAGCGAATCCATATGGCTTCTTGATCATTACTACAAAAGGAAATGATCTGATGCTTCCGATTCATGAAAGAATGCCCGCCCTACTAACAGCAGACTTGGCAAGCTCTTGGCTTGATCTAACCAAAGACCCGGTAGAGCGAAAATCTCTGTTGCGCCCAGCATCAGAAAACCTACTTGTCCATTATCGTGTGGACCCTGCTGTAAACTCCACTCAGGCCGAAGGAATAGCCTGTACGAAACCAATAGACTAA
- a CDS encoding DMT family transporter, with protein MNNRKKQILSDMTLIFVAFLWGGGFVAVKDTLNSLGPMSLNFFRFLIAVVAMRLFLFTKIGKIEKKDIKGGLVVGLLLYLGYASQTIGLQYTTASKQGFVTATYVVMVPFLYWLIHRKRPLLREFVASFAAIIGVGLISLDQVSGFNLGDGLTLVCAFFFALHILTIEVFAKEMDVLKLTYMQMLVACILFLATALVSEPISFNLSSRAWGALLYLGVFSSFLCLTLQTTAQKYTSSSHVSIFLSAESLFAAGLGVMLLGETLSLRIIIGGAVIIAAILLVELKNAQICKGKPKDAQRSEP; from the coding sequence ATGAACAATAGAAAAAAACAGATTTTATCTGATATGACTTTGATATTCGTGGCCTTCCTTTGGGGAGGGGGGTTCGTTGCAGTAAAGGATACATTAAATAGTTTGGGCCCAATGAGCCTGAATTTTTTTCGATTTCTAATTGCTGTTGTGGCTATGAGATTATTTCTATTTACCAAGATTGGTAAAATTGAGAAAAAAGATATAAAAGGAGGTTTGGTGGTGGGCCTCTTGCTTTATTTGGGGTATGCAAGTCAAACCATTGGACTACAGTATACTACAGCTTCTAAACAGGGATTTGTCACCGCTACCTATGTCGTAATGGTACCCTTCCTATATTGGTTAATCCACCGAAAACGTCCCTTGCTTAGGGAATTTGTGGCTAGCTTTGCAGCCATCATCGGGGTAGGCTTAATTAGCCTAGATCAAGTGAGTGGCTTTAATTTAGGTGATGGACTAACCTTGGTCTGCGCTTTCTTTTTTGCTCTTCATATCTTGACCATAGAGGTGTTTGCCAAGGAAATGGATGTACTTAAACTCACTTATATGCAGATGCTAGTAGCTTGCATCCTATTTTTAGCTACGGCACTTGTTAGCGAACCAATTAGCTTCAATTTATCTTCTCGGGCTTGGGGCGCATTGTTGTATTTGGGTGTATTCTCCAGTTTCCTGTGTCTTACATTACAGACTACTGCTCAAAAATATACATCTTCTTCTCATGTATCCATTTTCTTGTCTGCGGAATCTTTGTTTGCTGCAGGGCTTGGAGTGATGTTGTTGGGTGAAACGTTGAGCTTACGGATAATAATTGGTGGCGCTGTAATTATTGCTGCGATCTTACTTGTGGAACTGAAAAATGCACAGATATGCAAGGGAAAACCAAAAGATGCTCAAAGGAGTGAACCATGA